A stretch of the Marivirga tractuosa DSM 4126 genome encodes the following:
- the cysN gene encoding sulfate adenylyltransferase subunit CysN: MRDTEEYNKIDTAGYLDMDLLRFSTAGSVDDGKSTLIGRLMYDTKSIFEDQIEAVEKSSKNRGDEHVNLALLTDGLKAEREQGITIDVAYRYFATPKRKFIIADTPGHVQYTRNMVTGASNVNLAIILIDARKGVIEQTKRHSFIASLLQIKHVIVCINKMDLVDYKEEVFEQIKKDYLSFDAKLEIPDIRFIPISALNGDNVVDKSENMDWYKGPSLLWTLENVQVASDRDLIDGRFPVQWVIRPQSNEYHDFRGYAGLVSGGIFRKGEEVVVLPSGFTSRIKSIETMDGELQEAFPPMSVAMTLEDEIDISRGDMIAKVNNQPIKGQDIELMVCWLNVDPLKLGGKYLIKHTTNEARGIIKEVKYKVNVNTLEKNEEDKEVGANDIARITLKTAKPLLYDAYRKNRNTGSLIIIDEFTQQTVGAGMII; this comes from the coding sequence ATGCGAGATACAGAAGAATATAATAAAATTGATACAGCAGGTTACCTAGACATGGACTTACTACGTTTTTCTACAGCAGGTAGTGTAGATGACGGAAAAAGTACTTTGATCGGCCGATTGATGTACGATACCAAATCAATCTTCGAAGATCAGATTGAGGCTGTGGAAAAGTCAAGTAAAAACCGAGGCGATGAGCATGTTAACCTTGCCCTATTAACAGATGGTTTGAAAGCTGAGCGAGAGCAAGGAATCACCATTGATGTGGCTTATCGCTATTTTGCCACGCCTAAGCGAAAGTTCATCATTGCCGATACCCCTGGTCATGTTCAATATACCCGAAATATGGTAACGGGTGCTTCCAATGTGAATCTAGCCATTATTTTAATTGATGCACGTAAAGGTGTGATAGAGCAAACTAAAAGACACTCTTTTATTGCATCACTCCTGCAAATCAAACATGTGATTGTTTGCATCAATAAAATGGATTTGGTCGATTACAAAGAGGAGGTTTTTGAGCAGATTAAAAAAGACTATTTAAGCTTCGATGCCAAGTTAGAAATTCCTGATATTAGATTCATCCCGATTTCGGCATTGAATGGTGATAATGTAGTGGATAAGTCTGAGAATATGGACTGGTACAAGGGACCTTCTTTACTTTGGACTTTGGAAAACGTTCAAGTAGCTTCTGACCGAGATTTAATAGATGGTAGATTTCCAGTTCAGTGGGTAATCCGACCGCAGTCAAATGAATACCATGATTTTCGCGGTTATGCGGGCTTAGTTAGTGGAGGAATCTTCAGAAAGGGTGAAGAAGTGGTAGTTTTACCATCAGGTTTTACCTCTAGAATCAAATCCATAGAAACAATGGATGGAGAATTGCAAGAAGCATTTCCTCCAATGTCTGTTGCTATGACCTTGGAAGATGAAATTGACATCAGCAGAGGAGACATGATTGCTAAAGTCAATAACCAACCAATTAAAGGTCAAGATATTGAATTAATGGTATGTTGGTTGAATGTTGACCCGCTTAAATTGGGGGGTAAATACCTAATAAAACATACTACTAACGAAGCTAGAGGTATAATAAAGGAAGTAAAATACAAGGTAAATGTAAATACGCTTGAAAAGAACGAGGAGGATAAGGAAGTAGGCGCAAATGACATTGCTAGAATTACTTTAAAAACGGCCAAGCCTTTATTGTATGATGCTTACCGCAAAAACAGAAATACTGGATCATTAATTATCATAGACGAATTCACTCAGCAAACAGTGGGTGCAGGAATGATTATTTAA
- a CDS encoding aminotransferase class V-fold PLP-dependent enzyme → MENQKHLFTLPEDIHYLNGAYMSPNLKSVEQAGIEGVRRKTNPTFIKENDFFQPAEEVKSLFGQIINGSSRQIAIIPSASYGLMNAIRNVPVKKGQHAITVNEEFPSDHLTLRKFCQENEIELEVIKPTNTILGRTQEWTEKILANIGEDTAVVVMSSIHWMEGLKFDLKMIGEKCKATNTYFIVDGTQSVGALPIDVQECNIDALICASYKWLLGPYSTGLAYYSTKYNGGEPIEYSWMTRKDGHDFSKLTDYPEEFGGGAMRYNVGEFSNFIALPMVKSALEQILIWGPENIQNYCFSLLSPLREFLEEKRIAKDKDQLISAHLYGLFLPSSIDLNKLMEDLKGNNIHISARGNSIRISPHVYNDAHDINSLISVLDKHF, encoded by the coding sequence ATGGAAAACCAAAAACATTTGTTCACTCTTCCTGAAGATATTCACTATTTGAATGGTGCTTATATGTCACCTAATTTAAAAAGTGTTGAACAGGCTGGTATAGAAGGAGTAAGAAGAAAAACAAATCCTACTTTCATTAAAGAAAATGACTTTTTTCAACCTGCAGAGGAAGTAAAATCACTTTTTGGTCAAATAATTAACGGCTCCTCTAGGCAAATTGCCATAATTCCATCCGCTTCCTATGGTTTAATGAATGCAATTAGAAATGTACCCGTAAAAAAAGGTCAGCATGCTATTACTGTAAATGAAGAATTTCCAAGCGATCATCTTACTTTAAGAAAATTCTGTCAAGAGAATGAGATAGAATTAGAAGTAATTAAGCCCACCAATACCATTCTAGGCAGAACACAAGAATGGACAGAAAAAATTCTGGCAAATATTGGTGAAGACACAGCTGTAGTAGTGATGTCATCTATTCATTGGATGGAAGGTCTGAAGTTTGATTTAAAAATGATTGGTGAAAAATGCAAAGCCACCAACACCTATTTTATAGTTGATGGGACACAATCGGTTGGCGCTTTGCCTATTGATGTACAGGAATGTAACATTGATGCATTAATATGTGCATCCTATAAATGGCTATTGGGGCCATATTCAACCGGTTTAGCATATTATAGTACAAAATACAATGGTGGTGAGCCTATAGAATACTCATGGATGACCCGAAAGGATGGTCATGATTTCAGCAAACTGACAGATTATCCTGAGGAATTTGGTGGTGGGGCTATGCGCTACAATGTTGGAGAGTTTAGCAATTTTATTGCCTTGCCTATGGTCAAATCAGCCTTAGAACAAATTTTAATATGGGGGCCAGAAAATATTCAAAATTACTGCTTTAGTCTGCTCAGCCCATTACGGGAGTTTTTAGAAGAAAAGAGAATCGCAAAAGATAAAGACCAATTAATTAGTGCTCATCTATATGGTTTGTTTCTACCCAGCAGCATCGATTTAAATAAGCTAATGGAGGACTTAAAAGGAAATAATATTCATATATCAGCAAGAGGAAATTCTATTAGAATTTCGCCACATGTTTATAATGATGCTCACGATATCAACAGCTTAATTTCTGTTTTAGATAAGCACTTTTAA
- the cysS gene encoding cysteine--tRNA ligase translates to MDKELKIQNSLTRQKEIFKPINPPFVGMYVCGPTVYSDAHMGNVRTFMSFDVINRYLRHLGYKVRYVRNITDVGHLVDDADDGEDKIGKKAKLENVEPMEIVQRYANGFHRVMDLFNILEPDIEPTATGHIVEQIEINKKLLENGWAYEKNGSIYFDVSKYNEAHEYGILSGRKIEDLQSNTRTLDGQDDKKNPLDFALWKKASDEHIMRWPSPWSDGFPGWHLECTVMSTKYLGETFDIHGGGMDLKFPHHECEIAQAVGANGKTPVNYWIHTNMLTVNGQKMSKSLGNSFLPTQLVSGNHDMLEQGYTPMTVRFFMMQTHYSSTLDFSNEALKAAQKGYRRLANGLKIIKSLVFKNDDGRKNEKAISQIEQACEGCYKSMNDDFNTAKTIAQLFELLKKINSLHTGQLKFGEIGQDAFENLSNTYQTFMVEILGLKEETPTEVDPIIDALLEFYKKAKAEKNYDQVDEIRTILKSNKLIIKDLKTGVDWGYEE, encoded by the coding sequence ATGGACAAAGAATTAAAGATACAAAACTCGCTAACAAGACAGAAGGAAATCTTCAAACCTATCAATCCGCCCTTTGTGGGAATGTATGTTTGTGGCCCTACTGTATATAGTGACGCCCACATGGGAAATGTTAGAACGTTCATGAGTTTTGATGTCATTAACCGCTATTTACGCCATTTAGGATATAAAGTACGATATGTCCGGAACATTACCGATGTTGGTCATTTGGTTGATGATGCGGATGACGGAGAAGATAAAATCGGAAAAAAAGCCAAGCTGGAAAATGTGGAACCTATGGAAATCGTGCAGAGATATGCTAATGGTTTCCACAGGGTGATGGATTTATTTAATATTCTTGAGCCAGATATTGAGCCAACTGCCACTGGCCATATAGTAGAACAAATTGAAATCAATAAGAAATTATTGGAAAATGGCTGGGCTTACGAAAAAAACGGCTCCATCTATTTTGATGTATCCAAATATAATGAAGCGCATGAATATGGGATTTTAAGCGGAAGAAAAATAGAAGATCTTCAAAGCAATACTCGAACTTTGGACGGTCAGGATGACAAAAAAAATCCACTTGATTTTGCTTTATGGAAAAAAGCTTCGGATGAGCATATTATGCGCTGGCCCTCTCCTTGGAGTGACGGCTTCCCTGGTTGGCATTTGGAATGTACTGTAATGAGTACAAAATATTTAGGAGAGACTTTTGATATTCACGGTGGAGGAATGGATTTGAAATTTCCACATCATGAATGCGAAATTGCGCAGGCAGTTGGAGCCAATGGCAAGACGCCCGTTAATTATTGGATTCATACTAATATGCTGACTGTAAATGGTCAAAAGATGAGTAAATCCTTAGGTAATTCTTTCTTGCCTACTCAACTGGTGAGTGGGAATCATGATATGTTGGAGCAAGGGTACACGCCAATGACGGTGCGTTTTTTCATGATGCAAACGCATTATTCCAGCACATTGGATTTTAGCAATGAAGCTTTGAAGGCAGCACAAAAAGGCTATAGGCGATTGGCAAATGGTCTAAAAATTATCAAAAGCCTGGTTTTCAAAAATGATGATGGCAGGAAAAATGAAAAAGCCATCAGCCAGATAGAGCAAGCATGCGAAGGCTGCTACAAATCTATGAATGATGATTTCAATACAGCTAAAACCATTGCTCAGCTTTTCGAATTATTGAAGAAGATTAATTCACTGCATACGGGTCAGTTAAAATTTGGTGAAATTGGACAAGATGCTTTTGAAAATCTTTCCAACACCTACCAAACCTTTATGGTAGAAATTTTGGGCTTAAAAGAAGAAACACCTACTGAAGTGGATCCAATAATTGATGCCTTGCTTGAATTTTATAAAAAGGCAAAAGCTGAAAAGAATTATGATCAAGTTGATGAAATAAGGACAATTCTAAAATCAAATAAATTAATCATTAAAGATTTAAAGACTGGAGTTGACTGGGGGTATGAGGAATAG
- the amaB gene encoding L-piperidine-6-carboxylate dehydrogenase has protein sequence MDIKKTYGLADALKKLGVKDHNGGTSTGSNWMEGTGKISSVSPVDGKEIASVGVTTAEDYEKTIQTAEEAFKVWSNMPAPARGEIVRQFGNRLRELKDPLGRLVSYEMGKSLQEGWGEVQEMIDICDFGVGLSRQLYGLTIKSERPDHSMQEQWHPLGITAIISAFNFPVAVWSWNTALAWVCGNVTVWKPSEKAPLTGVACQNIIAEVLKENDMPEGISCLVNGDYKVGEMMTKDSRVPLVSATGSIRMGKIVGQEVASRLGKSILELGGNNAMIISKEADLKMTLIGAVFGAVGTAGQRCTSTRRLIIHEDIYDELIDKMKNAYAQLSIGNPLDEKNHVGPVIDQDSVNNYLKAIEKAKAEGGKVLVEGGVLEGEGYESGCYVKPAIIEAENHFEIVQEETFAPILYVMKYSGDVENAIALQNGVKQGLSSAIMTNNMQEAHRYLSSRGSDCGIANVNIGTSGAEIGGAFGGEKETGGGRESGSDAWKAYMRRQTNTLNYGNSLPLAQGIKFDI, from the coding sequence ATGGACATTAAAAAAACTTACGGCTTAGCAGATGCCTTGAAAAAATTAGGAGTAAAAGACCATAACGGAGGTACTTCAACAGGAAGTAACTGGATGGAAGGTACTGGTAAAATCAGTTCTGTTTCACCAGTAGATGGAAAAGAAATTGCTTCTGTAGGAGTAACTACAGCTGAGGATTATGAAAAAACTATTCAAACTGCAGAAGAAGCCTTTAAAGTATGGAGTAACATGCCTGCTCCAGCAAGAGGAGAAATCGTTCGCCAGTTTGGAAATAGACTAAGAGAATTGAAAGATCCATTAGGAAGATTAGTTTCCTATGAAATGGGAAAATCTTTACAAGAAGGATGGGGAGAAGTACAAGAGATGATTGACATCTGTGATTTTGGTGTAGGCTTATCCCGTCAATTATATGGTTTAACCATCAAGTCAGAACGTCCTGATCACTCTATGCAAGAGCAGTGGCATCCTTTAGGAATTACTGCTATTATTTCTGCTTTTAATTTCCCCGTTGCTGTTTGGAGTTGGAACACAGCTTTAGCTTGGGTTTGCGGAAACGTTACTGTATGGAAACCATCTGAAAAAGCACCCTTAACCGGTGTTGCTTGCCAAAATATCATAGCAGAAGTATTGAAGGAAAATGATATGCCAGAAGGTATTTCATGCTTGGTAAATGGGGACTATAAAGTAGGGGAAATGATGACGAAAGATTCCCGAGTTCCTTTAGTTTCTGCAACTGGATCAATCAGAATGGGAAAAATTGTTGGGCAGGAAGTTGCTTCTCGATTAGGTAAGTCCATCCTAGAATTAGGAGGTAATAATGCTATGATCATTTCAAAAGAGGCTGACTTAAAAATGACCCTAATAGGTGCCGTTTTTGGGGCAGTTGGAACTGCTGGTCAGCGTTGCACCTCTACTCGAAGATTAATCATCCATGAAGATATTTACGATGAATTGATCGATAAGATGAAGAATGCATATGCACAACTTAGCATTGGTAATCCTTTGGATGAGAAAAACCATGTTGGACCGGTAATTGATCAAGATTCAGTAAATAACTACTTAAAAGCTATTGAGAAAGCAAAAGCAGAAGGTGGAAAAGTTCTAGTTGAAGGTGGTGTATTGGAAGGTGAAGGCTATGAAAGCGGCTGTTACGTTAAACCAGCGATCATAGAAGCTGAAAACCATTTTGAAATTGTTCAAGAGGAGACATTTGCCCCAATTTTATATGTGATGAAATACAGCGGAGATGTTGAAAATGCTATTGCATTGCAAAATGGTGTAAAACAAGGCTTATCTTCAGCTATTATGACAAATAATATGCAAGAAGCACACCGTTATCTTTCTTCTAGAGGCTCTGATTGTGGAATTGCCAATGTAAATATCGGGACATCCGGTGCAGAAATTGGTGGAGCTTTCGGTGGAGAAAAGGAGACTGGTGGAGGAAGAGAATCTGGCTCTGATGCGTGGAAAGCATATATGAGAAGACAAACCAATACATTGAACTACGGTAATTCACTACCGCTTGCTCAAGGAATAAAATTCGATATTTAA
- a CDS encoding trypsin-like peptidase domain-containing protein, with protein MDKRQFFIGIIFASILSALISVGGYIYFNPNPSATDKQNFDEIQSKNARFSSFLDETEYNVPEGINFIYAAEQVTKGVVHIKAEVERDMPRGMSPFEKYFREFHGGGGSQPRKGQSSGSGVIISPDGYIVTNNHVVENASKLEVVLHDNRSYTAKVIGADPNTDIALLKINEKDLSFVEFGNSDNAKIGEWVLAVGNPFNLTSTVTAGIVSAKARSINILNGQNRYGIESFIQTDAAVNPGNSGGALVNLSGKLIGVNTAIATPTGSYAGYSFAVPSILVKKVVNDLKEYGVVQRAVLGVNIADLNDPNLEGREFTTNSGIFVAGTIPGSAADEAGMKEADIIIKINEKDVSNVAELQEQIARFSPGEVVEVTFLRNGKKKTASVELKSLTNTTEVVKANTTQKLGGATFEDLTEDEMEALDISGGSKVVEIQDGKWKEIGIKEGFIVTAVDKVAIKNTEQLISTLQGVQGGVLIEGMYPDGTKEYYGMGWQ; from the coding sequence ATGGACAAGAGACAATTTTTTATAGGAATTATTTTCGCATCCATATTAAGTGCGTTAATTTCAGTTGGTGGCTACATATATTTTAATCCAAATCCATCAGCAACAGACAAGCAAAATTTTGATGAAATTCAATCCAAAAATGCTCGATTCTCAAGTTTCTTAGATGAAACAGAATATAATGTGCCAGAAGGGATTAATTTTATTTATGCTGCTGAGCAAGTAACCAAAGGAGTAGTTCATATAAAAGCAGAGGTAGAAAGAGATATGCCAAGAGGCATGTCACCTTTTGAAAAATATTTTAGAGAATTTCACGGTGGCGGAGGGTCACAACCTAGAAAAGGGCAATCCTCAGGCTCCGGTGTTATTATCTCGCCTGACGGATACATTGTCACTAATAATCATGTAGTAGAAAACGCATCTAAACTAGAAGTGGTCTTGCATGATAATAGAAGCTATACTGCTAAAGTAATTGGAGCAGATCCAAATACAGATATTGCATTATTAAAAATAAACGAAAAGGATTTAAGCTTTGTAGAATTTGGTAATTCTGATAATGCAAAAATTGGCGAATGGGTATTAGCCGTTGGAAATCCATTTAATTTAACTTCTACCGTTACTGCGGGAATTGTGAGCGCCAAAGCGAGGAGTATCAATATATTAAACGGACAAAACCGATATGGCATTGAGTCATTTATACAGACAGATGCAGCTGTTAATCCTGGAAATAGCGGTGGTGCTTTAGTTAATTTATCTGGAAAATTAATTGGTGTCAACACGGCCATTGCAACACCAACGGGAAGCTATGCAGGATATTCCTTTGCGGTGCCATCTATCTTAGTTAAAAAAGTAGTCAATGATTTAAAAGAGTATGGTGTTGTTCAAAGAGCTGTATTAGGAGTAAATATTGCCGATTTGAATGACCCCAATTTAGAAGGGCGTGAATTTACTACTAATTCAGGAATCTTCGTAGCAGGTACCATTCCCGGCAGTGCCGCTGATGAAGCTGGTATGAAAGAAGCAGATATCATCATTAAAATTAATGAAAAGGATGTTTCCAATGTAGCCGAATTGCAAGAGCAAATTGCAAGATTCAGCCCTGGGGAAGTTGTAGAAGTGACATTCCTAAGAAATGGCAAGAAAAAAACAGCATCAGTAGAATTAAAAAGCTTAACTAATACCACCGAAGTAGTAAAAGCCAATACTACCCAAAAGCTAGGTGGAGCAACTTTTGAAGACTTAACCGAAGATGAAATGGAAGCATTGGATATCTCCGGGGGTTCTAAAGTAGTGGAAATCCAAGATGGAAAATGGAAGGAAATTGGTATTAAAGAAGGCTTCATTGTCACCGCAGTCGACAAAGTAGCCATAAAAAATACAGAACAATTAATATCCACCCTACAAGGCGTACAAGGTGGTGTTTTAATAGAAGGAATGTATCCTGACGGTACAAAAGAATACTATGGAATGGGCTGGCAATAA
- a CDS encoding glucosidase family protein — translation MKYIFLFISIFLISCQADNPSDFFTQVNQLENIKGKKEYIESPFLSAGRRLYVVGYQNGSFPDLGWHVKGEMGGVWLHPIKLLDGYHAEIKNNNIQECLTHANQFINYPIGSKQVFNLKESGLNVSQFHFVPENENGLIIAYQFENTQAKENQFTFSVNASIDLRPVWLADSLNIEDGKDEGEWKNRGSVYLAKDQNNNWFSVIGGKGFQLPELENSCKVKRKGKGFDQALSKSLTLEGGEKQTVFFIVSGSDKSEKAALQTHKYLSKNARQLLEDKIASYQKIEQSNNLITRDERFNQMYRWLKYNSEWLMQEVPEIGTGLTAGSPDYPWWFGTDNSYAVQGLLASGMHEQALETIDLIVKLSKKANGKNGRIMHEASTNGVVFNPGNLNTTPKFVSMLWKAFSWTGDKTLLKHYDLVKNSVEWMESQDQDGNGYPDGAGMMEIHGLDSEMIDVVAYQYEMYLAAANFAKVQNENVLADEYRLKAENLKKKINTDWWVNESNSFADFRSTQLQAVKLTEDAIIRADSINKPWSVAELKSTLTSINTTDTAGTSPFVVHHNWIVNTPMEVGVAEDEKAQKALHTAKNYRNQFGMFVTGIDRDEQQEKASKWKSFSYVGAVMTLPTGVQAIAEAKYGNPDKALEYLKMLQNSFSYALPGSMYEVSPDFGMMTQAWNIYAVAVPVVEEFFGIQPKAWKNEVVIKPNFPTEWKDVSLERIKIGDNLVDISAKRIDNVIKFRISQLHNWKIIFDFKGAKHIIYDGNKIKGSKVELYDRLHNLQVEF, via the coding sequence ATGAAATACATTTTTCTATTCATTTCAATATTTCTCATTAGTTGTCAAGCTGACAATCCATCAGATTTTTTTACCCAAGTAAACCAGCTTGAAAATATTAAAGGCAAAAAAGAATACATCGAAAGCCCTTTTTTAAGTGCTGGTAGAAGGCTTTATGTAGTAGGTTATCAAAACGGTTCCTTTCCTGACTTAGGCTGGCATGTAAAAGGAGAAATGGGTGGAGTTTGGCTACATCCGATAAAATTATTAGATGGCTATCATGCTGAAATAAAAAATAACAACATACAAGAATGTTTGACGCATGCAAATCAGTTTATCAATTACCCGATTGGAAGTAAACAGGTTTTTAATTTAAAAGAAAGCGGGCTCAATGTTTCTCAGTTCCATTTTGTTCCTGAAAATGAAAATGGGCTAATAATAGCTTATCAATTCGAAAACACTCAAGCCAAAGAAAATCAATTCACATTTTCAGTCAATGCTTCTATCGATTTAAGACCCGTATGGCTTGCTGACTCCCTTAATATTGAAGATGGAAAAGATGAAGGGGAATGGAAAAATCGAGGGTCAGTTTATCTAGCAAAAGACCAAAACAACAATTGGTTTTCTGTCATTGGTGGGAAAGGCTTTCAGCTACCAGAATTAGAAAATTCCTGCAAGGTAAAAAGAAAGGGCAAAGGTTTTGACCAAGCACTGAGCAAATCCTTAACGCTAGAAGGGGGCGAAAAACAAACTGTCTTTTTCATTGTAAGCGGATCGGATAAAAGTGAAAAAGCAGCCTTACAAACTCATAAATATTTAAGCAAAAATGCAAGACAATTGCTAGAAGATAAAATTGCTAGCTACCAAAAAATAGAGCAAAGCAACAATTTAATTACGCGCGATGAAAGATTTAACCAAATGTACCGCTGGTTAAAATATAATTCAGAATGGTTAATGCAGGAAGTTCCTGAAATTGGAACGGGGCTAACAGCTGGAAGTCCTGATTATCCCTGGTGGTTTGGAACCGATAATAGCTATGCAGTACAAGGTTTATTAGCCTCGGGAATGCATGAGCAAGCCCTAGAAACCATCGATCTTATTGTAAAACTATCTAAGAAAGCCAACGGCAAAAATGGACGGATTATGCACGAAGCCTCTACGAACGGGGTCGTTTTTAACCCAGGCAACTTAAATACTACCCCAAAATTTGTGAGCATGCTTTGGAAAGCTTTTTCCTGGACTGGAGATAAAACTTTGCTTAAGCATTACGACTTAGTTAAAAATTCGGTAGAATGGATGGAAAGCCAAGATCAAGATGGAAATGGCTACCCAGACGGTGCTGGGATGATGGAAATCCATGGACTGGATAGCGAAATGATAGATGTGGTAGCTTATCAATATGAAATGTATTTGGCTGCAGCAAATTTTGCTAAAGTTCAAAACGAAAATGTTTTGGCTGATGAATACAGACTAAAGGCTGAAAACCTTAAAAAGAAGATTAATACCGATTGGTGGGTGAATGAGTCTAACTCCTTTGCTGACTTCCGTTCGACTCAACTACAAGCAGTAAAACTTACCGAAGATGCCATTATTCGTGCAGATAGTATTAACAAACCCTGGTCTGTTGCAGAATTAAAATCGACTTTAACATCTATAAACACCACTGATACTGCTGGCACATCACCTTTCGTAGTTCACCACAATTGGATTGTAAATACTCCTATGGAAGTGGGCGTAGCCGAAGACGAAAAAGCACAAAAAGCATTACACACTGCTAAGAATTATCGCAACCAATTTGGGATGTTCGTTACCGGTATTGATCGAGACGAGCAACAAGAAAAAGCTTCCAAGTGGAAATCCTTTAGTTATGTTGGGGCAGTGATGACGCTGCCAACAGGGGTTCAAGCTATAGCAGAAGCTAAGTATGGAAATCCGGATAAGGCATTAGAGTATTTGAAAATGCTTCAAAATTCATTTAGCTATGCATTGCCCGGCTCAATGTATGAAGTTAGCCCTGATTTTGGCATGATGACACAGGCATGGAATATTTATGCCGTAGCTGTTCCAGTGGTTGAGGAGTTTTTTGGAATTCAGCCAAAAGCTTGGAAAAATGAGGTTGTTATTAAACCCAATTTTCCAACCGAATGGAAAGACGTGAGTTTAGAACGCATTAAAATCGGAGATAACTTGGTAGATATTTCCGCCAAAAGAATAGACAATGTTATCAAGTTCCGCATCTCACAATTACACAATTGGAAAATCATTTTTGATTTTAAAGGAGCAAAACATATCATTTACGATGGAAATAAGATAAAGGGTAGTAAAGTCGAATTATACGACAGGCTTCATAATTTGCAAGTTGAATTTTAG
- a CDS encoding response regulator, with protein sequence MSKYHSVMLIDDNEIDNLINQKMVEAAGLSKYIYTHTGAKSAIEFLKNIEQLQDDIVSSVLPDIIFLDIDMPLMDGFQFLEEFNKLKDSTREKCKIVMLTSSINPQDVSKSKKYDAVKKYLNKPLSQESLTDLSI encoded by the coding sequence ATGAGTAAGTATCATTCCGTCATGTTAATCGATGATAATGAAATCGATAATTTGATAAACCAGAAAATGGTTGAAGCTGCAGGCTTGTCAAAATATATTTATACACACACTGGTGCGAAAAGCGCGATAGAGTTTTTAAAGAATATTGAGCAATTACAAGATGATATTGTTTCCAGTGTCCTGCCTGATATAATATTCTTGGATATTGATATGCCTTTAATGGATGGCTTCCAATTTTTGGAAGAGTTCAATAAGTTGAAAGATAGCACAAGAGAAAAATGTAAAATAGTGATGCTTACCTCATCTATCAACCCCCAGGATGTTAGCAAATCCAAAAAATACGATGCAGTAAAGAAGTATCTTAACAAGCCATTATCACAAGAAAGCTTGACTGATCTCTCTATCTAA
- a CDS encoding regulatory protein RecX has product MAKQLIYTIKEGKARGAKYCAMQERSQQQVRDKLYDWGLFSDEVEEVIAWLISEDFINEERFAQSYVRGHFNQKKWGRIKIKQGLEQKKISDYCIKMGMKEIDPEDYQNTIQSLVEKKWRTLKESNLYIKKQKTVRYLLQKGFEADLIWGVVNNLQD; this is encoded by the coding sequence ATGGCAAAACAATTAATATATACCATTAAAGAAGGAAAAGCTCGAGGCGCAAAATATTGTGCTATGCAAGAAAGAAGTCAACAGCAGGTGAGGGATAAGTTGTATGATTGGGGCTTATTTAGTGATGAAGTTGAAGAAGTGATTGCCTGGTTAATTTCAGAAGATTTCATTAATGAAGAACGTTTTGCTCAAAGCTATGTAAGAGGTCATTTTAATCAAAAGAAATGGGGTCGCATAAAAATTAAGCAGGGGCTTGAACAGAAGAAAATCTCAGATTACTGCATCAAAATGGGCATGAAAGAAATTGATCCCGAAGATTATCAAAATACTATTCAGTCCTTGGTAGAAAAAAAATGGCGCACTCTAAAAGAATCCAACTTGTACATAAAAAAGCAAAAAACAGTGCGCTACTTATTGCAAAAGGGCTTCGAAGCTGATTTGATTTGGGGAGTGGTAAATAATTTACAAGACTAA
- a CDS encoding Hsp20/alpha crystallin family protein, with amino-acid sequence MTLIKYNPSLPSTENKSFSSLLDRFFNESFNGIGKEMQHFAPQVDIAESKKAFEISVAAPGMKKSDFNIDMSDGAITISGERKFEEKKDEKNYHSVETQYGSFSRTFHLPDNIKEDKIEASYQDGILNIVIPKDEQKELKRTIQIK; translated from the coding sequence ATGACACTTATAAAGTATAACCCAAGTTTACCAAGTACTGAAAACAAGAGTTTTTCAAGCTTACTTGACAGATTCTTTAACGAATCCTTCAACGGAATCGGTAAAGAGATGCAGCACTTTGCTCCTCAAGTTGATATTGCAGAAAGCAAAAAAGCTTTTGAAATATCAGTAGCTGCACCAGGTATGAAAAAATCTGATTTTAACATCGATATGAGCGATGGTGCAATCACAATATCAGGTGAAAGAAAATTTGAGGAGAAAAAAGATGAAAAAAATTATCACTCGGTAGAAACACAATATGGTTCATTTTCAAGAACATTCCATCTACCTGATAATATTAAAGAAGATAAAATTGAAGCTTCTTATCAAGATGGGATATTGAATATTGTGATTCCGAAAGATGAGCAAAAAGAATTGAAAAGAACAATTCAAATTAAGTAA